From a region of the Corallococcus macrosporus genome:
- the tsaB gene encoding tRNA (adenosine(37)-N6)-threonylcarbamoyltransferase complex dimerization subunit type 1 TsaB — protein MSPVLLALDTSTLTLSLALVERQGEDVRAVEHVVVPPPDKQSEALPGVVGDLLQRHGLKLKDLEGLAVGLGPGSFTGLRIGLATVKALAYATGLKVAGASSLAAVALEGPEGVPLFCLAVARKDDLYLGAYRRTGHAVEALEPETAMSPEEVARRMAAEPRAVALGPALADYRGALEKHGVAPHRLLSGPAFPSAVEVGRLARLPEAYSQQALFALEPHYVRASEPERNPKFPPLPGPVPTARLKED, from the coding sequence ATGTCGCCTGTGTTGCTCGCGCTGGACACCTCCACGCTGACGCTGTCGCTCGCCCTGGTGGAACGCCAGGGGGAGGACGTGCGCGCCGTGGAGCACGTGGTGGTGCCTCCGCCGGACAAGCAGAGCGAGGCGCTGCCCGGCGTCGTTGGGGACCTGCTCCAGCGGCACGGCCTGAAGCTCAAGGACCTGGAGGGGCTGGCGGTGGGCCTGGGGCCGGGGTCCTTCACGGGCCTGCGCATCGGCCTGGCCACGGTGAAGGCGCTGGCGTACGCCACCGGGCTCAAGGTGGCCGGCGCGTCGTCGCTGGCGGCGGTGGCGCTGGAGGGGCCGGAGGGCGTGCCGCTGTTCTGCCTCGCCGTCGCGCGCAAGGACGACCTGTACCTGGGCGCCTACCGCCGCACGGGCCACGCCGTGGAGGCGCTGGAGCCGGAGACGGCCATGTCGCCGGAAGAGGTGGCGCGGCGCATGGCCGCTGAACCGCGGGCCGTGGCGCTGGGCCCGGCGCTCGCGGACTACCGGGGGGCGCTGGAGAAGCACGGCGTCGCGCCGCACCGGCTCCTGTCCGGTCCGGCCTTCCCGTCCGCGGTGGAGGTGGGGCGGCTGGCCCGGCTGCCGGAGGCGTACTCCCAGCAGGCGCTCTTCGCCCTGGAGCCGCACTACGTCCGCGCGTCCGAGCCGGAGCGCAACCCGAAGTTCCCCCCGCTGCCGGGCCCCGTGCCCACGGCGCGGTTGAAGGAAGACTGA
- a CDS encoding aspartate-semialdehyde dehydrogenase yields MRENLRIAVVGATGVVGREVLANLYARDVPMEQVQAFGSERSKGLEVEYGEDTLEVERASADAFRGIHVVLLATPAEASRTLAPAAQAAGAWVVDASSAFRSDGNVPLILPGFNTEALGPGFSFKGRVVSLPGIVTSSTVHLVEPLRRAFGVVRAQVTALMGASSAGVRGISELEKQTADLLSGREPEPQVFPHRVGFNLVPQVGGFMVNSPWTEEEGGWTLEAARLFSALGETPVLAGTAVQVPTFHGHGLTVNVQLKKPGPVEQVRAALKTSPSLKVLDAPGERIYPMPMLVMSDPAVHVGRVRAFPQAPEWVTLFASVDNAGRAAAHLVDAGLKLAERPA; encoded by the coding sequence ATGAGAGAGAACCTTCGGATTGCCGTGGTGGGCGCCACGGGCGTGGTGGGCCGCGAGGTGCTGGCCAACCTGTACGCGCGCGACGTGCCGATGGAGCAGGTGCAGGCCTTCGGCTCGGAGCGCTCCAAGGGCCTGGAGGTGGAGTACGGCGAGGACACGCTGGAGGTGGAGCGCGCCTCCGCGGACGCCTTCCGGGGCATCCACGTCGTGCTGCTGGCCACCCCCGCGGAGGCCTCCCGCACGCTGGCCCCCGCCGCTCAGGCCGCGGGCGCGTGGGTGGTGGACGCGAGCAGCGCCTTCCGGAGCGACGGCAACGTGCCGCTCATCCTCCCGGGCTTCAACACGGAGGCCCTGGGGCCGGGCTTCAGCTTCAAGGGCCGGGTGGTGAGCCTGCCCGGCATCGTCACCAGCAGCACGGTGCACCTGGTGGAGCCGCTGCGCCGCGCGTTCGGCGTGGTGCGCGCGCAGGTGACGGCGCTGATGGGCGCCTCCAGCGCGGGCGTGCGCGGCATCTCCGAGCTGGAGAAGCAGACCGCGGACCTCCTGTCCGGCCGCGAGCCGGAGCCGCAGGTCTTCCCGCACCGCGTGGGCTTCAACCTGGTGCCCCAGGTGGGCGGCTTCATGGTGAACAGCCCCTGGACGGAGGAGGAGGGCGGCTGGACGCTGGAGGCCGCGCGCCTGTTCTCCGCCCTGGGCGAGACGCCCGTCCTCGCCGGTACCGCCGTGCAGGTGCCCACCTTCCACGGCCACGGCCTCACGGTGAACGTGCAGCTGAAGAAGCCGGGCCCGGTGGAGCAGGTGCGCGCCGCCCTGAAGACGTCCCCCTCCCTCAAGGTGCTGGATGCGCCCGGCGAGCGCATCTACCCCATGCCCATGCTGGTGATGAGCGACCCGGCCGTCCACGTGGGCCGGGTGCGCGCCTTCCCCCAGGCCCCGGAGTGGGTGACGCTCTTCGCGTCCGTGGACAACGCCGGCCGGGCCGCCGCCCACCTGGTGGACGCGGGCCTCAAGCTGGCGGAACGCCCCGCCTGA
- a CDS encoding MXAN_2561 family MXYO-CTERM-anchored protein yields MRLLFIGLLLFASSTAVAQAGPTVTFATAATGSQNLTVTVPRSECGNARRFTWTRTGNICGGSLFIYATTNTCGSEPAATDLKLETLTNTSATSGTVNFSVAELLAARGTSADGGPAATCDTQQAEISFNLCASARQLGGLYGTDCQTTYANVGTPAYVLKFDPVKPTAPTIAKVIVRDSALSVQVDGAETDSTVVVEAAMVASATTDAGTDDAGTDDAGTDDAGTDLDAGTDLDAGTDGGGMGLVGALALEGTTGPVTRVTKASGEGNVVVTGLTNGVTYRLQATIIDAAGNVSDGSSQVDATPVKSNGLFDAYKDAGGEESGGCAATGGGIAGGAVLAALGIWLSSRRKVS; encoded by the coding sequence ATGCGCCTTCTCTTCATTGGACTCCTGCTCTTCGCGTCCTCCACGGCCGTGGCCCAGGCGGGGCCCACGGTGACGTTCGCGACCGCGGCAACCGGCTCGCAGAACCTGACGGTCACCGTGCCCAGGAGTGAGTGCGGCAACGCGCGCCGCTTCACCTGGACGCGCACCGGCAACATCTGCGGCGGCTCGCTCTTCATCTACGCGACCACGAACACCTGCGGCTCGGAGCCCGCCGCGACGGACCTGAAGCTGGAGACCCTCACCAACACCAGCGCGACCTCCGGCACCGTGAACTTCAGCGTGGCGGAGTTGCTCGCGGCGCGCGGCACCAGCGCGGACGGGGGCCCCGCGGCGACGTGCGACACCCAGCAGGCGGAGATCTCCTTCAACCTGTGCGCGTCCGCGCGGCAGCTGGGCGGGCTCTACGGCACCGACTGTCAGACGACCTACGCCAACGTGGGCACGCCCGCCTACGTGCTGAAGTTCGACCCGGTGAAGCCCACGGCGCCCACCATCGCCAAGGTCATCGTCCGGGACTCGGCGCTGTCGGTGCAGGTGGACGGCGCGGAGACGGACTCCACCGTCGTGGTGGAGGCGGCGATGGTGGCGTCCGCGACGACGGATGCGGGGACGGACGACGCGGGCACGGATGACGCCGGCACGGACGACGCTGGCACGGACCTGGACGCCGGGACGGACCTGGACGCCGGCACGGATGGCGGAGGGATGGGCCTGGTGGGCGCGCTGGCGCTGGAGGGCACGACGGGGCCGGTGACGCGCGTCACCAAGGCGTCCGGCGAGGGCAACGTCGTCGTCACCGGCCTCACGAATGGCGTGACGTATCGGCTCCAGGCGACCATCATCGACGCCGCGGGCAACGTGAGCGATGGGTCCAGCCAGGTGGATGCGACGCCTGTGAAGAGCAATGGTCTGTTCGACGCCTACAAGGATGCCGGCGGCGAGGAGAGCGGCGGGTGTGCCGCGACCGGTGGTGGCATCGCGGGTGGCGCGGTGCTGGCCGCCCTGGGCATCTGGCTGTCGTCTCGGAGGAAGGTGTCATGA
- a CDS encoding MXAN_2562 family outer membrane beta-barrel protein has protein sequence MSSRAVGLGVAALLLAVPAVAQEVTIPTRSPRTGAVIFRGGGYKPRIDTEKALNGATPYKDTFGDESLLLIEAEIQRFFYQGIGTAGLGLGVGYGEKYADAKLEDGSAAADKAALKVLPIQLNAFYKFDYAAFRWGIPLVPYAKLGLVYSPWWMTKGSETELVEGSKASGGKWGWAGTAGVSFLLDVLEPRFARDFDSDLGVNHSYLFAEYTHADVNNFGGKGLNLSSRRWMFGLALDY, from the coding sequence ATGAGCAGCAGGGCTGTGGGCCTGGGAGTCGCGGCGCTTCTCTTGGCGGTACCGGCGGTGGCGCAGGAGGTGACCATCCCCACGCGCTCCCCGCGCACTGGCGCGGTCATCTTCCGCGGGGGCGGCTACAAGCCGCGCATCGACACCGAGAAGGCACTCAACGGCGCGACGCCGTACAAGGACACCTTCGGTGACGAGTCGCTGCTGCTCATCGAGGCGGAGATCCAGCGCTTCTTCTACCAGGGCATCGGCACGGCGGGCCTGGGCCTGGGCGTGGGCTACGGGGAGAAGTACGCGGACGCGAAGCTCGAGGACGGCTCGGCGGCGGCGGACAAGGCGGCGCTGAAGGTGCTGCCCATCCAGCTCAACGCCTTCTACAAGTTCGACTACGCGGCCTTCCGCTGGGGCATCCCGCTGGTGCCGTACGCCAAGCTGGGGCTCGTCTACTCCCCGTGGTGGATGACCAAGGGCAGCGAGACGGAGCTGGTGGAGGGCAGCAAGGCCAGCGGCGGCAAGTGGGGCTGGGCGGGCACCGCCGGCGTGTCGTTCCTCCTGGACGTGCTGGAGCCGCGCTTCGCTCGCGACTTCGACTCGGACCTGGGCGTGAACCACTCGTACCTCTTCGCCGAGTACACGCATGCGGATGTGAACAACTTCGGCGGCAAGGGCCTGAACCTGAGCAGCCGGCGCTGGATGTTCGGGCTGGCGTTGGACTACTAA
- a CDS encoding PKD domain-containing protein, with protein sequence MASRPRALRSPLPLFLLLAAVGLGTSGCRNLRPDLGPERTLEAGVPESFGSTAPKAPAITWDFGDGTPAQTAPGVKHAWATAGRYTVRALDGDKELARVVLTVVPRPVLRAVPQDAQTVLWVPRLRGNVEGLVDFYERLVGAGNARASLADTPLMPLLLRSLSGGPSEVDPEEGFGFFLLPDFDGVVALLGVTEPRAALAAVARELRGAGHQVLPREDGSARVTPVDGGRDMLLFADRGYVYLAVPDSPDAPESGETVKALAVVESPDVERVRRRVEALSGPGIAENALLGELRGRVRDGSVFLFSAPPVPEAEKEDMPVRGFFGALAVQADQAELDGFLSSSRPLLGGTRGPASQLLGRAAVGPVAAAQLSVPPEELARLVFGSPESPRRQRTLERWRKQGLDAEPLLKALRGDVAMLVYFDAAAFFRGFIQDQRPAPKGTVVMEAGLTSVQPVLQLIQKQLQDNALVFQKEAQGNTTRFRTRLLEQPVSLTLTPERATLEAGEVLTGRETGDVGATLRTRFGAEAFGPGHLSLMVDMGRLRADLAGVREVPGVGTGKLLASQLFVTALLERLTPFEYGFLDFSPAEGGGRLQGRVVLRER encoded by the coding sequence ATGGCCTCCCGACCCCGCGCGCTCCGGTCTCCGCTTCCGCTCTTCCTCCTGCTGGCCGCGGTAGGGCTGGGGACCTCCGGCTGCCGGAACCTGCGGCCGGACCTGGGGCCGGAGCGCACGCTGGAGGCGGGGGTCCCGGAGTCCTTCGGCTCCACCGCCCCGAAGGCGCCCGCCATCACCTGGGACTTCGGGGACGGAACGCCGGCCCAGACGGCGCCGGGCGTGAAGCACGCCTGGGCCACCGCGGGCCGCTACACGGTGCGGGCGCTGGACGGGGACAAGGAGCTGGCCCGGGTGGTGCTCACCGTGGTGCCGCGTCCGGTGCTCCGCGCGGTGCCCCAAGACGCGCAGACGGTGCTGTGGGTGCCCCGGCTGCGCGGCAACGTGGAAGGGCTGGTGGACTTCTACGAGCGGCTCGTCGGCGCCGGCAACGCGCGCGCCTCCCTGGCGGACACGCCGCTGATGCCGCTGCTCCTGCGCAGCCTCTCGGGGGGCCCCTCGGAGGTGGACCCCGAGGAGGGCTTCGGCTTCTTCCTCCTTCCGGACTTCGACGGCGTGGTGGCGCTGCTGGGCGTGACGGAGCCGCGCGCGGCGCTCGCTGCCGTGGCGCGCGAGCTGCGCGGCGCCGGCCACCAAGTGCTGCCCCGCGAGGACGGCAGCGCGCGCGTGACGCCGGTGGACGGCGGCCGGGACATGCTGCTGTTCGCGGACCGGGGCTACGTGTACCTCGCGGTGCCGGACTCGCCGGACGCTCCGGAGTCCGGAGAGACGGTGAAGGCGCTGGCGGTGGTGGAGTCCCCGGACGTGGAGCGGGTGCGCCGCCGGGTGGAGGCGCTGTCGGGCCCCGGCATCGCGGAGAACGCGCTGCTGGGCGAGCTGCGCGGCCGCGTGCGCGACGGCAGCGTGTTCCTCTTCTCCGCGCCGCCGGTGCCGGAGGCGGAGAAGGAGGACATGCCGGTGCGCGGCTTCTTCGGCGCGCTCGCGGTGCAGGCGGATCAGGCGGAGCTGGACGGCTTCCTGTCGTCGTCCCGGCCGCTCTTGGGCGGCACGCGCGGTCCGGCCTCCCAGCTCCTGGGGCGCGCGGCGGTGGGGCCGGTGGCGGCGGCGCAGCTGTCGGTGCCTCCGGAGGAGCTGGCGCGGCTGGTGTTCGGCTCGCCGGAGTCGCCCCGGCGGCAGCGGACGCTGGAGCGCTGGCGCAAGCAGGGGCTGGACGCGGAGCCGCTCCTGAAGGCGCTGCGCGGCGACGTGGCGATGCTCGTCTACTTCGACGCGGCGGCCTTCTTCCGCGGCTTCATCCAGGACCAGCGCCCGGCCCCCAAGGGCACGGTGGTGATGGAGGCGGGGCTCACGTCCGTGCAGCCGGTGCTCCAGCTCATCCAGAAGCAGCTCCAGGACAACGCGCTCGTCTTCCAGAAGGAGGCGCAGGGCAACACCACGCGCTTCCGCACGCGGCTCTTGGAGCAGCCGGTGTCGCTCACGCTCACCCCGGAGCGCGCCACGCTGGAGGCGGGCGAGGTGCTCACCGGGCGCGAGACGGGCGACGTGGGCGCGACGCTGCGCACGCGCTTCGGCGCGGAGGCGTTCGGCCCGGGCCACCTGTCGCTGATGGTGGACATGGGGCGGCTCAGGGCGGACCTCGCCGGGGTGCGCGAGGTGCCGGGCGTCGGCACCGGGAAGCTCCTGGCGAGCCAGCTCTTCGTGACGGCGCTCCTGGAGCGGCTCACCCCGTTCGAGTACGGGTTCCTCGACTTCTCCCCCGCGGAAGGCGGCGGCCGGCTCCAGGGCCGCGTCGTGTTGCGCGAGCGGTAG
- a CDS encoding molybdenum cofactor biosynthesis protein: MSVTVLYFAAARERAGLSRESLDVPPGSRVSDVLALLAAKHPPLAPLLPHLRVAVQQQFVGLDSPVSPDAELALIPPVAGGAPGLFRVVGRPLELSEVVDAVASEGAGGLVTFSGAVRDQTKGRRVLRLEYEAYAPMAEAKLAEIGDEVARTWPGTRLAIVHRVGTLVPGELAVVIAAASAHRKEAFRGCEYAIERLKQDVPIWKKEFFEDGEVWVGLGP; this comes from the coding sequence ATGTCCGTCACCGTGCTGTACTTCGCCGCTGCCCGTGAGCGCGCGGGCCTGTCGCGCGAGTCGCTGGACGTCCCTCCCGGCTCGCGCGTGTCGGACGTGCTCGCGCTGCTCGCCGCGAAGCACCCGCCGCTGGCGCCGCTCCTGCCGCACCTGCGCGTGGCGGTGCAGCAGCAGTTCGTGGGGCTGGACTCGCCGGTGTCACCGGACGCGGAGCTGGCGTTGATTCCGCCCGTGGCCGGCGGGGCGCCGGGCCTCTTCCGCGTGGTGGGCCGGCCGCTCGAGCTGTCGGAGGTCGTGGACGCGGTGGCCTCCGAAGGGGCGGGCGGGCTGGTGACGTTCTCCGGCGCCGTGCGCGACCAGACGAAGGGCCGGCGCGTGCTGCGGCTGGAGTACGAGGCCTACGCGCCCATGGCGGAGGCGAAGCTCGCGGAGATTGGCGACGAGGTGGCCCGGACGTGGCCCGGGACGCGGCTGGCCATCGTCCACCGCGTGGGCACGCTGGTGCCGGGCGAGCTGGCCGTCGTCATCGCCGCGGCCTCCGCGCACCGCAAGGAGGCCTTCCGGGGCTGCGAGTACGCCATCGAGCGGCTCAAGCAGGACGTCCCCATCTGGAAGAAGGAGTTCTTCGAGGACGGGGAGGTCTGGGTGGGGCTGGGGCCCTGA